The genomic window CAGCCTCTCAAAGCTATGCTAAAAACAAGGCAGGATCGAACTCACTGACAGTGAAAGAGCAAGAGAGCGATCGAAACGTCACCAACATTGGACCTGATAAGTTCCCTTTATAGGTTCCGTTTATGAACGGAATGACATCATAATAACACCTTACATTACAGGGAATACGTTGCTCCTGACACAGGACAGCGATGACAAAAGAGGATAACAGCGAATGGTTCTTGGCAAACCGCAAACAGACCCGACTCTCGAATGGTTCCTGTCTCATTGCCATATTCATAAGTATCCATCGAAGAGTACGTTGATTCACCAGGGTGAAAAGGCTGAAACGCTCTACTACATCGTCAAAGGCTCCGTCGCGGTGCTTATCAAGGATGAAGAGGGTAAGGAGATGATCCTTTCCTATCTTAATCAGGGCGATTTTATCGGCGAGCTGGGGTTGTTTGAAGAAGGGCAGGAGCGCAGCGCCTGGGTGCGGGCGAAAACGGCCTGTGAAGTGGCGGAAATCTCCTATAAGAAATTTCGCCAGTTGATCCAGGTGAATCCCGACATCTTGATGCGTCTGTCTTCACAAATGGCCAGCCGCCTTCAGGTAACCTCAGAGAAAGTCGGCAACCTGGCCTTCCTGGATGTGACCGGGCGAATCGCGCAAACATTGCTGAACCTGGCCAAGCAGCCGGACGCCATGACCCATCCGGACGGTATGCAAATCAAAATTACCCGGCAGGAAATCGGCCAGATTGTCGGCTGTTCACGGGAAACGGTCGGCCGTATTTTGAAAATGCTTGAGGATCAGAATCTCATCTCCGCCCACGGAAAAACCATTGTCGTTTACGGTACCCGCTAATCTCTCTCACCACGGGCATGGTCAGGACGGCCACGCCCCTTTAGTTGACTTATGTGGCGCAGACTCATTTATCACCCCGAAGTAAATTATGCCCTGAGGCAAACGATAGTCCTGTGCCTGCCGGTCGCTATCGGCCTAATGTTCAACAGTCTGCAACAGGGGCTGCTGTTCTCTCTGGTGCCCGCCTGCTGTAACATCGCCGGCCTGGATCAGCTCCATAAGCGTTTCTTTAAACGGCTGGCCGTCGGCGGCTCGCTGTTTGCCCTGAGCAGTATATTTATCCAGTTGCTGTTGGCGCACGGCGCCCCGCTGCCGTTTGTCATGTTGGGCCTGGCGCTCCTGTTCGGCGTCAGCGGCGAAATCAGTCCGCTGCATGGCCTCCTGCTGCCGGCATCGCTTATCGCTGCGGTATTTACCCTGGGACTGACCGGCAATGTGCCGCTCTGGCTGCCACCGCTGCTCTATGTGCGGGGACCCCGCCTGGTATGGGCTGTTCAACGCGCTGTGGTTCCGGCTGTGGCAAGAGCAGCCGATGCGCGAAGCGCTCAGTTTGCTGTACCGAGAGCTAGCGGATTATATTGAAGCAAAATACAGCCTGCTGACTCAGCATACCGATCCCGACAGCGCGCTGCCGCCGCTGTTTGCCCGCCAGCAGAAAGTTATCGACCAGATATCGCAAGTGTATCAGCAGTTGCATATGCTCTCCGCTAACCATCTCACCCAGTACAAGAAACTGCTACGCGCCTTCCAGGTTGCGCTGGATTTACAAGAGCATATCGCGGTGAACCTGCACCAGCCGGACGAAGTGCAAAAGCTGGTGCAGCAAAGCCACGCCGAGGCGGGTATTGCGCTATAACGCGCGTGTCGCCGCCGCCCGGCTGCGCGTCTTGGCGGACGATATTCTTTATCATCGCCCGCCTGACCGTTTTTCTGCCGATGCCGGCCTGTCGGCGCTGGAAAAGATCGCCCGCCACCAATCCGGATAATCCGGTAGGCCAGTTCTGCTATTTCCATTTCAGCCGCATCTACCGCCTGTTGCGCTCCCAACGTCCTCTTTATCGTCGTGATGTGATGGCGGATAACCAGCAGCGTTTGCCGTTCTGGCCGGCGCTGAAAATTTATTGTTCCCTTAAATCCATGGCGCTGCGTAATGCCGCCCGCCTAGGCCTTATGCTGGCTGTCGGCAGTAGTCTGGGCCTGGTGTTCAACCTACCGAAACCCTATTGGATCTTGATGACTATCATGTTTGTCAGCCAGAATGGCTATAACGCTACCCGGGTGCGCATTCAGCATCGGGCGCTGGGCACCCTGGCGTGCTTGGTCATCGCCACGGGGACGCTCCAGTTGCAGATGGGCGATGGCGTTATCCTGACCGGCATGCTGCTGGTGACGCTTGCCGGCTATTTGGTGCTGCGTAAAAATTACGGTCTGGCGATGACCGGCATGACGCTAGTGACCGTGTATACCCTGCAACTGCTGTCGTTAAACGGCGCGCATTTCCTGCTGCCGCGGCTGGTCGATACCTTGATTGGCTGTATGCTGGCGTTTGGCGGCACGCTATGGCTGTGGCCGCAATGGCAGAGCGGTCTGCTGCGCAAAAACGCCCACCAGGCGCTGGAGCGCGATCAGGAAGCGCTACGGTTGCTGCTGCAACCTGACCCCACCGCGCCGGCGTTGGCCTATGCCCGCATGCGGGTCAATCAGGCGCATAATGCCCTGTTCACTTCCCTAAGCCAGGCTATGCAGGAGCTAGGGTTTAACTCCCGGTACCTGAGCGATATGCGCCTGTGGGTCACCCACAGTCAGTTTATTGTGGAATATATCAACGCCATGACCACGCTGGCGCGCGATCACTATATGCTGACCGCTACGCTTGCGGCCGATTATCTGGCCTCCTGCGAGGTGGCGCTGCAAAGCTGTCAGCAGCGGCTGGAATATGACGGCCCGAGCACCGAGAACCCGGGAAATTTTAATACCGACGGACCACAGGATCAGGCGGTAACGCTGATGGAGCGCCATTTACGGCGCATTTTGTTCCATCTGGGCGTGATGCACACCATTTCGTCGGTAGCCTGGCCGCAGCGGCCCCAGCACGGGTTTTGGCTTGCGCGATACGCCGCAGGCGGGGAACCTTCGACGGCAGTCAAGCCGAGCGGGTGACGTGCGCCACGGCTTTCTCAAAACGCGCCAGCCCCTCGGCGATATCGTCAAACGCCACCACCAGCGAGGGAGCGAAGCGAATCACATCGGGGCCGGCGTTGAGGATCATGACCCCTTCCAGCGCGGCGGCATGCAGGAAATCCCGTGCCCGTCCCTGAAAGCCCGGCGCCAACTCCGCGCCCAACAGCAGCCCCATGCCGCGCACCTGGGTGAAAACATGATGCTTTGCGTTAATGTCATGCAAAGCCTGAATGAAACGCTCATGACGCTCATTGATACCGGCCAGCACCTCAGGCAAGTTAATGACGTCCAGCGCGGCTTCCGCCACCGCACAGGCCAGCGGGTTGCCGCCGTAAGTCGTGCCGTGGGTGCCGACCGCCATGACAGAAGCAATGTCTTCGGTGGTCAACATCGCGCTAATGGGGAAACCGCCGCCCAGTGCTTTGGCGGCGGTAAGGATATCCGGCTGCACGCCGTAATGCATATAGGTGAACAATTTGCCACTGCGGCCCATGCCGCATTGCACTTCATCCATCACCAGCAGCGCCTGATGCTTATCGCATAATTCACGCACGCCTTGTAAAAACGCCGGCGTCGCCGGGGTAATGCCCCCTTCCCCCTGTATCGGCTCAAGGACGATAGAGCAGGTGTGATCATCAATGACGGCTTTCACCGCGTCGAGATCGTTGAACGGCACATGGACGATATCCGCCGGTTTCGGCCCAAACCCGTCCGAATACTTGGGCTGTCCTCCCACCGACACGGTAAACAGCGTGCGGCCATGGAAGGCATTATGAAACGCAATGATTTTGGTCTTGTACGGACTGTGGCGGGTAATGGCGTAATGGCGTAATGGCGCGCCAGTTTAAACGCCGCCTCGTTCGCCTCGCCGCCGGAATTGGCGAAGAATAAGCGATCGGCAAAGGTTGCATAAATAAGCTTACGCGCCAGGCGCAGCGCCGGTTCGTTAGTAAAAACGTTGCTGGTATGCCACAACGTTTCCCCCTGCGTTTTCAACGCCGCCACCAGCGCCGGATGACAGTGCCCCAGCGCGGTAACCGCGATACCGCCGGAGAAATCGACGTATTCTTTGCCCTGCTGATCCCAAACCCGGCTGCCGGCTCCTTTTACCGGAATGAACTGCGCGGGTGCATAAAACGGCAAAATAACCTGATCGAACGTTTCCCGAGTGACTGCCGAATCGTCTGTTTTCATAAGGTATTTACTCTGTCTAAGGCGTGATAAGAAATGAAAATATAATCATATAATATGAATAAAAAGTCACACTCAAGTCAAGAGCCATTGCCGTCAAAGAATAAAATACACCCATGTCAACGGTTGAGGAAATTCGCCAGCAAATAATGACCTTGTTCACTCATAATGCTTTCAGGATGAAACTGTACACCTTCCAGCGGCAAGGAACGATGGCGGATGGCCATAATTTCATCCAGCTCCCCTTCACGCTGGCTCCAGGCGGTCACCGCCAGACAGGACGGCACACTGGCGGCGTCGATGATAAGCGAGTGGTAGCGTGTTACCGTCAGCGGCTGCGCCAGGCCGGCAAACACCCCTTGGCCATCGTGCCGGATAACGGAGGTTTTACCGTGCATAACCCGACGTGCACGAACGATACGCGCGCCAAACGCCTGCCCGATAGCCTGATGCCCCAGACAGATCCCCAGGATCGGCAGTCTGCCAGCAAAATGGCGAATAGCGGTAAGGGAGATCCCCGCCTCGTCCGGGTTGCCCGGACCGGGGGAGATGACCAGACGCGCCGGCGCCAGCCGCTCAATATCCGCGAGATCCAGACTGTCATGACGGCGCACCATCACCTGCGCCCCCAGTTCACAGAAATACTGATAAAGATTCCAGGTGAATGAGTCGTAATTATCGATTATCAGCAATCCGTTCATAACTCTCCTTAAACTATAGCTCATGCGCCTCTGCCGCCACACCTTCGCGCACCGCTCGACGCCGAATCCCGATTAGCAACGAGTGTATGACAACGGCGGCGACATGACTACGGACACTGCCGCAAAAGTCCAGTATGAAAAGATGTTTGGCCGGGGTATCACACACGGGGAGAACCGGGATTCGGCGGTTAAACAGCCGCGCTTTCCTGTTAGCCGCAGGCGATATTCGCTGGCACAGGCTGAGGTGCAACCCGGTATCGGACGCCGATCAACAGCGGGCAATACGGGTTCAGGGGTTAGCGGTGGGATACCGCGCCAACAGGGGGCGTTAACGCCGCGCGGATGGGGAGGCCTTAGGCAGGCCTGTCGCCAGGCGGTCAAGGTGTCACATTGAGGTGCGGCTACCCTGCGAGCGCCGATATCGCGAAAGAGCAGGTCGCCACGCGGAGGGGGTTAACGATGCTCCTCCGGCTCGCTCACCGCCAGCCGGAATAATGCAGCCAGCAGCGCCGGATCGCCAAACGCCCCGGCCTCGTTGGCATTCAGCCAGTCCTGCCAGTTGATGGGATGCCAGTGAATATCATAGCCGGCATGGATAATCAGCTACGCACGCCCATTCCCCTCCCGAAAAGGGTGCAACATATTGATATCAGCGTAATAGGTCGCCACTTTGTCACAGAACGGCTCAAACGCCAGGTCACGCAGATAATCTTCTTCTTCCAAACGCTGCATAACCTCATTACCTTCCGTTTCCAAATAGGCGAAGTGGCAAAAGCGGGTATCGTTTTGATAGATATCCACGCTGCGCAACTGGCCCGCCCAGGGACAAATATCCTGGAAAAGCTGGTGTATAAATAGCGCACAACCAGGGCAACCCCCATCGTGGCCGGTCCGAGCTCCAGCGAGGCGGCGCGCGGCGCTCTCAGCGCCAGTTCCGCCTCTTGCAGTCCTGCGGCTTCATGAATATTCAGGCGATTACGCAGCACCTTCAGGCCCGGATAAAGATAAGGATCGCGATCGTCGCCGATTTTATCGTTCATAGTGCCTCCTCAGCGCGTCCAGACGGGCAGAGAGTGCTTCGCCTTCCAGCGTGACTGGCACGATGTCATAACCTTCAAGGGGTACTGGCGCAAAAATTTTCATTCCGGCGCTGTGCGAATAGCCGCGCTTTTTGTTTCTTGGTCATTTTTTTCATCAGTCGCTCCTGTCAGAGACTGCCGGGTTCCTGGAAAGAGTAAGTATAAACCGCATTAGCGGCTTCATTGGGACAGACTGAGCGAGCCGACATCATGGCATAACAGGGAGAAAGAGATCAGGGTAGATACGGCCACGAACGATTGAAAATCTGCGGCGGGGATGCACGTCAGGCAAAAGCGCCGCTCCCGCCGACACGGAT from Sodalis glossinidius str. 'morsitans' includes these protein-coding regions:
- the crp gene encoding cAMP-activated global transcriptional regulator CRP translates to MVLGKPQTDPTLEWFLSHCHIHKYPSKSTLIHQGEKAETLYYIVKGSVAVLIKDEEGKEMILSYLNQGDFIGELGLFEEGQERSAWVRAKTACEVAEISYKKFRQLIQVNPDILMRLSSQMASRLQVTSEKVGNLAFLDVTGRIAQTLLNLAKQPDAMTHPDGMQIKITRQEIGQIVGCSRETVGRILKMLEDQNLISAHGKTIVVYGTR
- a CDS encoding YhfG family protein; this encodes MKKMTKKQKARLFAQRRNENFCASTP
- a CDS encoding FUSC family protein; the encoded protein is MFVSQNGYNATRVRIQHRALGTLACLVIATGTLQLQMGDGVILTGMLLVTLAGYLVLRKNYGLAMTGMTLVTVYTLQLLSLNGAHFLLPRLVDTLIGCMLAFGGTLWLWPQWQSGLLRKNAHQALERDQEALRLLLQPDPTAPALAYARMRVNQAHNALFTSLSQAMQELGFNSRYLSDMRLWVTHSQFIVEYINAMTTLARDHYMLTATLAADYLASCEVALQSCQQRLEYDGPSTENPGNFNTDGPQDQAVTLMERHLRRILFHLGVMHTISSVAWPQRPQHGFWLARYAAGGEPSTAVKPSG
- a CDS encoding FUSC family membrane protein; protein product: MWRRLIYHPEVNYALRQTIVLCLPVAIGLMFNSLQQGLLFSLVPACCNIAGLDQLHKRFFKRLAVGGSLFALSSIFIQLLLAHGAPLPFVMLGLALLFGVSGEISPLHGLLLPASLIAAVFTLGLTGNVPLWLPPLLYVRGPRLVWAVQRAVVPAVARAADARSAQFAVPRASGLY
- a CDS encoding FUSC family membrane protein, producing MREALSLLYRELADYIEAKYSLLTQHTDPDSALPPLFARQQKVIDQISQVYQQLHMLSANHLTQYKKLLRAFQVALDLQEHIAVNLHQPDEVQKLVQQSHAEAGIAL
- a CDS encoding YhfG family protein; protein product: MKIFAPVPLEGYDIVPVTLEGEALSARLDALRRHYER
- a CDS encoding aminodeoxychorismate synthase component II, encoding MNGLLIIDNYDSFTWNLYQYFCELGAQVMVRRHDSLDLADIERLAPARLVISPGPGNPDEAGISLTAIRHFAGRLPILGICLGHQAIGQAFGARIVRARRVMHGKTSVIRHDGQGVFAGLAQPLTVTRYHSLIIDAASVPSCLAVTAWSQREGELDEIMAIRHRSLPLEGVQFHPESIMSEQGHYLLANFLNR